The DNA window CATTCGTCTGGCGGCGCTGATGGCCTTGATCATTTTCTCCGGCTTGTTGTTTTTCTCGGGCTATTGGTGGATTGCGGCCATCATGGCGGGCTTCAGCTTTTTCTGGAATGCCGCGCTGCCGCAGTTTGAAGCCACCACCATGAATCACCTCGGGGCACGCACGGATGCCTACAGCCGCATCCGTCTCTGGGGTTCGGTGGGCTTTATCATCAGTGTGGCTTGCCTGGGCATCATCTTTGAGCGCATCGATGTGTCTTGGCTGCCCTGGATGGTTCTGGTTCTTTTATCTTTGTTGTGGATCTCAACGCTGCGGGTCAGTGATGCGCCGCGCACGCCCACCCCCAGCAATGGTCATTCGCTTTGGATGACCGTGCGCCAGCCAGCGGTTTTATTGCTGTTATTGTCGTGTTTTTTCATGCAGGCCAGCCATGGTCCCTATTATGCGTTTTTTACCTTGTTTCTGGAGGAAAATGGCTATAGCCGCACGGTAGCTGGTTACCTCTGGGCCATGGCGGTGGTCGCTGAGGTGTTGGTGTTCTTGTTGATGCACCGCTTGTTGCCGCGCTTTGGTGCCTGGCCGTTATTGATTTTTGCCATGGCCATTACCGCCTTGCGCTGGTTGCTGCTGGCATTTCAAGTCGAGTTGTTTGGGCTTTTGGTGATGACCCAGCTGATGCATGCAGCCAGCTATGGGGTTTATCACGCCGCCGCCATCTCTCTGATTCATCAGTTTTTTACCGGTACGCAGCAAGGTCGGGGGCAGGCCCTGTATTCTTCGATGAGTTTTGGTTTAGGGGGGGCTTTGGGCGCCTTGGCCAGTGGCTATATTTGGTCAGGTATTGGTCCCATGTGGGTGTATGTCATGGCCTCTGGCTTGGCGATGCTGGCGGTTTTTGCCGCGGTTTCGGGTATGCGCGCACAGTTTCGATTCAGATCTTTGCCATCGGCGAGACCTTGATCGGGATTTGCCTTATTGGCAGGCCCGGCCTATGATTTCTGGCTGGCTGGAACGAGGTTTTTATGGCAGGAAAGACCCTTTACGACAAACTCTGGGACGCCCATTTGGTGCGTCAAGAAGACGATGGCACAGCGTTGATCTACATCGATCGCCATCTGGTGCATGAGGTGACCTCACCGCAGGCTTTTGAAGGCCTGAAATTAGCGGGTCGCCAGCCGTGGCGTATCGAATCCATCCTTGCGGTGCCAGATCATAACGTCCCCACCGCGCATTTGGATGAGGGCATTCGTGATCCTGTATCTCGAGTGCAGGTCGAGACCCTGCAGGACAATGTCAAAGCCTATGGCATCACCTTTTTCCCAATGCGCGATGTGCGTCAGGGGATTGTGCATGTGATCGGTCCCGAGCAGGGGGCGACGTTGCCGGGCATGACCGTGGTCTGCGGGGACTCTCATACCTCCACCCATGGTGCTTTAGGCGCTTTGGCGGTGGGTATTGGCACCTCAGAGGTGGAACATGTGATGGCCACCCAGTGCTTGTTGCAGAAGAAAGCCAAAAACATGCTGATTTCCGTGGATGGTCAATTGGGCCCCGGCGTTACCGCTAAAGACGTCGTCTTGGCCATCATTGGCAAGATCGGCACGGCCGGCGGCACTGGCTATGCCATTGAATACGGCGGCGATGCGATTCGCAGCCTGTCGATGGAAGGACGCATGACGATTTGCAATATGTCGATTGAGGCTGGCGCCCGCGCCGGTATGGTGGCTGTGGATGACACCACGATTGAGTTTGTCAAAGGCCGGCCATACTCACCGCAGGGCAAGTTATGGGAACAAGCGGTTGCGGCCTGGCGCGATCTTAAATCCGATCCGGATGCTTATTTTGATCGCGTGGTGCATTTGGATGCCGCCAGTATTGCACCGCAAGTCTCCTGGGGTACTTCTCCCGAGATGGTGGTGCCGGTCACTGGGGCGGTTCCTGATCCGGCCAGTGTCACCGATCCAATCAAAGCTGAGGGTATGAGCCGCGCCTTAGAGTACATGGGTCTTAAGCCCGGTACTCTGATTCAAGACATCCAGTTGGACAAGGTCTTTATCGGCTCTTGTACCAATGGGCGCATGGAAGATCTGCGCGCCGCAGCGGCTATACTCAAAGGCAAACGCATTGCTCCGCATATTAAGGAGGCCATGGTGGTGCCGGGGTCAGGTCTGGTGAAACAGCAGGCTGAACAAGAAGGCCTCGATCAGATTTTCAAACAAGCCGGCTTTGAATGGCGTGATCCCGGCTGCTCTATGTGTTTGGGCATGAACGAGGATCGCATGCAGGCCGGTGAGCGCTGTGCTTCTACCTCTAACCGTAATTTTGAAGGGCGGCAGGGTGCTGGCTCGCGCACGCATTTGGTCAGCCCGGCGATGGCTGCTGCTGCTGCGGTTGCTGGTCATTTCGTTGATATCCGCCAGATGGATCAGTAATGGAAAAGTTCGAGACTCTCAAAGCCTTGGTGGCACCGTTGGATCGTTCCAATGTGGACACCGATGCCATTATTCCCAAACAGTACTTAAAGTCGGTGAAGCGCACCGGCTTTGGTCCCAGTTTGTTTGACGATTGGCGTTATCTGGATCCTGGTGAGCCCGGTATGGATCACAGCCAGCGGCGCATCAATCCGGATTTCGTGTTGAATCAGCCGCGCTACGCTGGCGCCAAGATTCTTTTGGCGCGCGAGAACTTCGGTTGTGGCTCCTCTCGGGAGCATGCCGTCTGGGCATTAACCGATTATGGGTTTCGCGCGGTGATTGCGCCGAGTTTTGCAGATATCTTTTTCGGCAACAGCTTTAAAAATGGTTTGTTGCCATTGACTCTCGATGAAAAGCACATCGATAGCCTATTTCAGGCAGTCGCTGCTCATCCGGGTTACCAACTGACGGTGGATCTCGCCGAGCAAGTGGTGATTACCCCGGAAGGCGAGCGCCTGGGCTTTGAAGTCGACTCTTTCCGCAAGCATTGTTTGCTCAATGGCTTGGATGATATCGGCCTGACCCTGCAGCATGCAGATGAAATCCACGCCTATGAAGAGCAGCGTCGTGCGCAAGCGCCTTGGCTGTTCACTGCTTCTCCATACGCCTGAATCGCAGGCCTTAGAACCGACTGGAAAACAAACGCATGACGCACAAGATTTTGATGCTACCGGGTGATGGCATTGGTCCAGAGATTATGGCGGCGGCAACCGCCGTGCTTGAGGCTTTGAAAAGTGATTTTGGCCTGCAGGTCGAGTGGGAAGAAGCCCCCATCGGCGGGGCTGGCTATGATGCCAGCGGCGAGCCATTGCCGCAGGCTACCTTGGATTTGGCGCGTGCTGCTGATGCGGTGATGCTGGGTGCGGTAGGTGGCCCGCAATACGATACCCTACCTTGGGAGAAACGGCCCGAGCGCGGTTTGTTGGCGATTCGGTCGGAGTTGTCGCTGTTTGCGAATCTGCGTCCGGCCATTTTATATCCGCAGTTGGCCAGTGCTTCGGCGCTCAAACCTGAGATTGTCGGCGGGTTGGATATCATGATTCTGCGTGAGCTGACTGGCGGGGCCTATTTTGGCCAACCGCGGGGCATCGATACGCGTGCTGATGGCGTGCGCCAGGGATACAACACGATTATTTATTCTGAGCCTGAAATTGAGCGCATCGCGCGCAGCGGCTTTGAGATCGCGATGAAGCGAGATCGTCGTCTGTGTTCGGTGGATAAGGCCAATGTTTTAGAGGTCTCGCAGCTATGGCGTGATGTAGTGATCGAGGTGGCCAAAGAGTTTCCGCAGGTGAGTCTGTCGCATATGTATGTGGATAACGCCGCCATGCAGTTGGTGCGTCAACCCAAACAGTTTGATGTGATCGTCACCGAGAACATGTTCGGCGATATCCTCTCGGATGCAGCCGCCATGCTGACCGGCTCGATTGGTATGCTGCCTTCGGCGTCTATGGATGCCAGCGGCAAGGGGCTTTACGAGCCGATTCATGGCTCAGCGCCGGATATCGCCGGGAAAAATATCGCTAATCCGCTGGCCACTATTTTGTCGGTGGCGATGATGCTGCGTTACAGCCTGAACGAAGCGGCGCAGGCAGATCGGATCGAGGCTGCCGTCGGCCGGGTATTGGACCAGGGCTTGCGCACGGCTGACATTTGGACCGCAGGCTGCGATAAGGTAAGCACTTCGGGGATGGGCGAAGCGGTGGTAGCCGCTTTAGCGGATTAATAGGCACGAACCCAAGGGTTCTGCAGGGGAAAAGCACGATGAGTAAGACGTTTGATGTAGCCGTTGTCGGTGCCACCGGTGCGGTGGGCGAGACCATGCTGGATATTCTGGCGCAGCGGGAATTTCCGGTGGGCGAGGTCTATGCCCTTGCCAGCAGCCGCTCGGCGGGTAATCGGGTGGCGTTTGGCAAGCAACGCAGCCTAGTGGTTCAAGACCTGGCTGAATTTGATTTTTCTAAGGTGCAGATCGGTTTGTTCTCTCCCGGGGCCTCTGTGTCTAAGGAGTATGCGCCCAAAGCCGCTGCCGCTGGTTGTGTGGTGATCGATAATACCTCGCAGTTTCGCTATGACGCGGACATTCCTTTGGTGGTGCCTGAGGTCAACCCACAGGCTATAGCCGATTATAAAACCCGCGGTATCATCGCCAACCCCAATTGCTCCACCATTCAGATGTTGGTGGCACTCAAGCCCATTTATGATGCCGTGGGTATTGAGCGGGTTAATGTGGCCACCTATCAAGCGGTGTCAGGTACCGGTAAGGAGGCCATTGAAGAGTTGGCGGCGCAATCTGTGCGCCTGCTCAGCGGCCAAGAGATCGAGTGCAACGTCTATCCCAAGCAGATCGGCTTTAATGTTTTGCCGCACATCGATGTGTTCCTCGATAACGGTTACACCAAAGAAGAAATGAAAATGGTGTGGGAGACCCGCAAGATCATGGGCGATGAGTCCATTCAGGTGAATCCCACCGCCGTACGCGTGCCGGTGTTCTATGGGCACTCCGAGGCAATTCACATTGAAACCCGCGACAAGATCACTGCTAAACAGGCCCGCCAGCTGCTGCAAAAGGCACCGGGCGTGGTGGTGCTGGATAAGCATGCCGATGGCGGTTACCCCACCGCCGTGACCGAAGGCGCTAACCAAGATCCGGTTTATGTAGGCCGCATTCGTGAAGACATCTCGCATCCGCGCGGCCTGAATCTTTGGGTGGTCGCAGACAATGTCCGCAAGGGCGCGGCGCTCAACAGCGTACAAATTGCCGAGTGCCTAATCGCTGATTATCTCTAGGGGGGATGCCATGCTGAAACCTAAGGCTGGTTCGTTACTTCTGCGTCGCTCGCTTTTAGCGGTGTCGTTGAGTGCGCTGATCGCTATCCCGGTCGGGGGTTCGGCAAGCGGGGCTTTGTCGTTGGTGATGAGCTCAGCCACTGCAGGCGACCAGACTAGCGCGGAACCGCGCATGGGTTCATACCGCGTGCGCTTTGGCGATACGCTGTGGAGTATCTCAGAGCGGATGCGGCCTGAGGATGTCAGCGTTCAGCAGATGATGCTGGGTTTTCTTGAGGCTAATCCACAGGCATTTGCAACGGGCAACATCAATAGTCTTTACAGTGAGGTGCTGCTGCAACTCCCAGTGCGGGAGCAGTTACAACAGTGGACAGTGGAGGAGGCGCGTGTCGAAGCCCTTCGCCAGGACAGCGCCTGGCAGTCCATGTGGGGTACGACCCCATTGGTGGGAACTGATGTGCCCATCGAAGAGGTGGGTTTGCGTATTTTGGCGGCCGAAGCCAATGATGGAGCGGTAGATCGGCTCTCTGCCGAGCTGGCGCAAGTTCGTGAAGCCAATGAATCACGGCGGCTCGAAGCCGATGCCATGCGTGAGCGCATGAGCGATTTTGAGCAATTACTGCGTCGCCAGTCTGATCAGCTGGCCGCCACCAAGCAGCAGCTGGCTGAGTTACAAGAAGAGCTGGGTCGGGTTAGCTCTGTTCAGCAACAACTGGCAGAGATGCGTGAAGAACTCAGTCGTCTGAGCACTGCGCCGCGTTCGTTGACTGAGTTGCCCGAGGGGAGGGTGGCACCAAGCCCAGCACTCACGCAGCCCGAAGCAGAGCGTATTGGCTTTGACTCACCCTATTTTTGGTTGATTAGCCTCGGTATTGTTTTGGCCTTGCTGATTTGGTGGGCTAGTCGCATGCCTTACCGATCCGCCCCCATGGCACCGCCCCGTCCATTACCTCCCGAAGATGAGGATGAGGATGATGGCGTCGGTTTGAGCCTGGAAGAGCACCTCAACACGCTTTTGAATCTCGCCAGAGCCTTGATTGATATGCAGGAATGGGATCGTGCTCGCAGCACTCTAGAGATGGTAATGAGTCAGGGCAGCGAAGCGCAGCAGCGTGAAGCACAGGAGCTGATGCAGCGCCTACCCTGATGAACGTGCTCAGCAGCCAGACACTGCATCCGGCGGTGCGCATACTCATGGTGCTGGCCTTTATCTTATTGATGGCTCACGCCGCTTGGCCTGCTTTGCTAGCGGGAACGGTTTTGGCGGTTTTGGCGCTGATAGCGACCGATGATGAGTCGCGCCGCCGCTATCGCGGCATGCTGTGGCGGTTGAAGTGGTTCTTTCTGTCGTTACTGGTAGTGTTTGCGTTTTTGACACCGGGTGATCCTCTGTGGGTGGGCGCTACAGATTGGCTGCCCAGTCGGCAGGGTTTGGTGCAATCGGTGATGCGTATTTGGGTTTTGGTGTTGGCCGTGGCTGCTGTGATCCATTTATTGCATGCCTGCTCACGAGAAGCATTGGTTTCGGGTTTGCTGTGGTTGACTATGCCCTTGAAGCCCTTGGGTTTCCCCGCAGAACGCTTTGCTGTGCGGCTGGTGTTGACCCTGGATGTTCTGCCTGAGCTGCAACAGCTGATGACCACGAAGAACGGCGAGGACCAGCCTCAAGCTCTCAAGGGGCAGCGACTGCAGCGTTGGGCTGAGCGCGGTGCACAGATTTATCAGCGCGCCTTGGTGATGGCAGCCGATCAACCCTTGAGAGAATTGGAAATGCCTCAGCCTCATGCGCCCGGTTGGCGGGATTGGGGCATGGCGCTGTTGGTTTTTCTGCCTTTGCTATGGTTGGCTTTATGAGTGATGTCGTGCAGCGATACGCAATCGGTTTAGAGTATGACGGTTCAGGCTTTCGCGGTTGGCAAAAGCAACGCGAAGCGCGCACTTTGCAACCGCTGGTGGAGGAGGCGCTGAGTCGCGTGGCCGATGAGCCCATAGAAGTGGTCTGCGCGGGTCGCACCGACGCCGGGGTGCACGCCATGGCACAGGTGATCCACTTTGATACTAGGGCTGTGCGTGATCCGCGCGCTTGGTTGTTGGGCACCAATAGCCATTTGGGTTCCGAGCTGAGTGTGCAGTGGGTTCGGCCGATGCCGGCCGATTTTCACGCGCGTTTCTCGGCACGCTGGCGCGCTTATCGCTACCTGATCTTAAATCGCCTGACCCGCCCCGCCGTATTGCGCCGCCGCGTGACGTGGATTCATCGACCCTTGGATGCCGAGGCGATGCATTTAGCCGCACAGTGTTTGCTGGGTGAGCATGATTTCACTAGCTTTCGTGCGCTGGGCTGCCAGGCGCGGCACCCACGACGCGAGGTCCAAGCAGTTAGCGTCTATCGGCGCGGTGAGAGTATCTATCTGGATATCCGTGCCAATGCCTTCCTGCATCATATGGTGCGTAATATCGCCGGCTCTCTCATGTGTGTCGGCCGAGGAGAGCAGCCCGCCCACTGGCTCAGCCAAGTATTGGCAGCTCGAGATCGCACCCAGGCAGGCGTCACCGCCCCGCCAGATGGCCTCTATCTAGTCGGAGTGGGGTACGACCCCATTTTTGGGTTGCAGCCGCCTGAGGTTTGGCCGGCCTATGATCGCGAAGCGCAGGGCGGCTTTAGCTGAGCAGCACGCGAACTTGGCCAATGCCGGCGATTTCTTGGCTGACGCGAATGATGTCGCCGCGGGTTTTTTCGGCATCTGCCGCCGATTCAAAGCGGTCCAGGGGCAGATGCAGGTCGATATCGATGTGGCCATCGAGGTAATGCAAAACCACCTCATCCATGGGCAGGGCGCCAGGGATAGGCTGCCATTGCAGGCGAAGCTTGTTGAGTAGTTCCGAGCGGCTGGGAAGGTGGCTGCTGGGCGCGGCAGCGCGGTCATCCTCTGGATCGATATGTACCAGAACTTCAAGCAAATCATCGCGCGTCTGACGCAGAGTTTGCGCCACAGACTCGGCGATACGGTGACCCTCAGAGACGCTAATCCGGGGATCTACCTCCACGTGGATATCAGCCAACAAACCATTGCCCATGTGGCGGGTGCGCAACTCATGAACGCCTGTGACGCCATCAATGCCTGAGACCAAATCGAGCAGTTGCTTCTCCTCCTCAGGCTTGATGCCGGTATCGATCAGCTCACTGGCGCTACGCCAGATAATGCGCGCGCCCATTAGGCCAATCATCAAGGCTACGATGGCTGCAGCCAAGGCATCCATAAAGGGGAAGCCCGCTAGCGTGGCACCGATGCCGATTAAAACCACGACTGAGGACAGTACATCCGAGCGGTGATGCCACGCATTGGCCAAAAGCATGCCGGAGGAGATGCTTTTTGCGATGCGGACGGTATAGCGGTAAAGGGTTTCCTTAGCGATGATGGCTGTGGCAGCTAAAAGCAAAGCAATGGGGCCAGGAGCAAGCAGGGTCTCAGGTTCCATGAGACGGTTGGAGGCGTCAATGAGAATGCCAAGCGCCACGCCTAGGAGAACCAGTCCGAGTAGGACCGTGGTTAAGGTTTCAATGCGGCCATGTCCATAAGGATGATCTTGATCAGCAGGTGCGCTGGCCTTTCGGGCCGCAAAAACGACCAAAAAGTCGCTTGCTAGATCCGAGAGTGTATGCAGCCCATCGGCAATCAGGGCTTGAGACTGCACCAATAAGCCACCCAGGATCTGAAGAAACGCGAGCGCGCCATTGGTGAATGCGCCGACCAGAGTGACTCGACGGGTACTTTGATACCGGGTTTCAGCTTCGGTGTGGCGGCTCATGGCTTTTTTTCACATGACGGCTGGTCATTATAGAGCAAAGCCAAATAATTGGGCCCGCCTCTAGGGCGGGCCCATCGTCATTAAGCGGCTTGCAACTCCTTTTACACCCATTAGGCTCTCATCCTTGAGACGCCAGCTAATGACGGGTTTAGTGTTGCATAAGTTTCGACATAAGGTACAGATGGAAAAGTATTCTATTGCCTTAAAATGATGACTTGAATCAAAAAAATCTATTAAGTTTATAAAAAATTAACGTAATTATTTTGATAAAAAAATCCAAATTAACCAGAAAAAAACCATATCATTTATATGAAATATATAAAATAATTGATGTGGTTTTTTATACTTTTTGCGGTCATGGGGGCAACGTTGGGTTCGCAGCAAACGCCTACGATGCAAACTCAAGGATGCTAAGCGGCTAGGAATCCGATAATATTCCAGCCCTTCATGCGCACTTTGCTCCCAGGAGTCACCATGTTTTCGATTGAAATGGGCATAGCCGGCTACGATGAGGCTCTTTGGAAGGCAATTGAGTCGGAGTCTCGCCGCCAAGAAGAGCACATCGAGCTGATCGCTTCAGAGAATTACGCCAGCCCCCGTGTGCTCGAAGCTCAGGGGTCGGTCCTCACCAATAAGTACGCCGAAGGCTATCCCGGTAAACGCTACTACGGCGGCTGCGAATACGTCGATGTTGCTGAGGAGTTGGCGATCGAGCGGGCAAAACAATTGTTCGGCGCGGACTATGCCAACGTTCAGCCGCACTCGGGTTCACAGGCCAATGCGGCGGTCTACATGGCGTTAATTAACCCGGGTGACACCGTGCTCGGGATGAGCCTGGCGCATGGCGGTCATCTCACGCACGGATCGAAGGTGAACTTCTCCGGAAAAATCTACAACGGCGTTTCCTACGGCGTGGATGATCAGGGATTTGTGGATTACAACGAGATTCAGACGCTGGCGGTGGAGCATCAACCGCGCATGATCATCGGCGGCTTCTCCGCTTATTCTCAGGTGATGGACTGGGAGCGGATGCGCGATATTGCCGATAGCGTGGGTGCCTACCTACTGGTGGACATGGCGCATGTGGCTGGCTTGGTGGCGGGTGGTGTTTACCCCAATCCGGTGCCGTTTGCCGATGTGGTGACCTCAACCACCCATAAAACTCTGCGTGGCCCGCGTGGTGGCATTATCCTCTCGCGCTCCAATCCAGAGTTGGAAAAGAAATTTAATTCTTTGGTGTTCCCCGGCACTCAGGGCGGCCCCTTGATGCATGTGATTGCCGCCAAGGCTGTCGCCTTCAAAGAAGCTCTGGAACCTGAGTTTAAGGAATATCAGCGCCAAGTAGTGGCCAATGCCAAAACCATGGCGGCCTGCATCATGGAGCGCGGCTATAAAGTCGTTTCTGGTGGTACGGAAAATCATCTCTTTCTTATTGATCTCATCGACAAGGGTTTGACAGGCAAGGATGCTGATGCTGCTTTGGGGCAGGCCAATATCACGGTGAACAAAAACTCCGTGCCAAACGATCCGCAGTCTCCGTTTGTGACCAGCGGTATCCGTATTGGTACACCGGCTATCACTACGCGCGGTTTCAAAGAGGCAGAATGTCAGACGCTAGCCAATTGGATTTGTGATGTACTGGATAACCTTGGGGATGCCGGCACCAT is part of the Ectothiorhodosinus mongolicus genome and encodes:
- a CDS encoding FimV/HubP family polar landmark protein, with protein sequence MLKPKAGSLLLRRSLLAVSLSALIAIPVGGSASGALSLVMSSATAGDQTSAEPRMGSYRVRFGDTLWSISERMRPEDVSVQQMMLGFLEANPQAFATGNINSLYSEVLLQLPVREQLQQWTVEEARVEALRQDSAWQSMWGTTPLVGTDVPIEEVGLRILAAEANDGAVDRLSAELAQVREANESRRLEADAMRERMSDFEQLLRRQSDQLAATKQQLAELQEELGRVSSVQQQLAEMREELSRLSTAPRSLTELPEGRVAPSPALTQPEAERIGFDSPYFWLISLGIVLALLIWWASRMPYRSAPMAPPRPLPPEDEDEDDGVGLSLEEHLNTLLNLARALIDMQEWDRARSTLEMVMSQGSEAQQREAQELMQRLP
- the leuD gene encoding 3-isopropylmalate dehydratase small subunit, whose product is MEKFETLKALVAPLDRSNVDTDAIIPKQYLKSVKRTGFGPSLFDDWRYLDPGEPGMDHSQRRINPDFVLNQPRYAGAKILLARENFGCGSSREHAVWALTDYGFRAVIAPSFADIFFGNSFKNGLLPLTLDEKHIDSLFQAVAAHPGYQLTVDLAEQVVITPEGERLGFEVDSFRKHCLLNGLDDIGLTLQHADEIHAYEEQRRAQAPWLFTASPYA
- a CDS encoding cation diffusion facilitator family transporter produces the protein MSRHTEAETRYQSTRRVTLVGAFTNGALAFLQILGGLLVQSQALIADGLHTLSDLASDFLVVFAARKASAPADQDHPYGHGRIETLTTVLLGLVLLGVALGILIDASNRLMEPETLLAPGPIALLLAATAIIAKETLYRYTVRIAKSISSGMLLANAWHHRSDVLSSVVVLIGIGATLAGFPFMDALAAAIVALMIGLMGARIIWRSASELIDTGIKPEEEKQLLDLVSGIDGVTGVHELRTRHMGNGLLADIHVEVDPRISVSEGHRIAESVAQTLRQTRDDLLEVLVHIDPEDDRAAAPSSHLPSRSELLNKLRLQWQPIPGALPMDEVVLHYLDGHIDIDLHLPLDRFESAADAEKTRGDIIRVSQEIAGIGQVRVLLS
- a CDS encoding aspartate-semialdehyde dehydrogenase, whose product is MSKTFDVAVVGATGAVGETMLDILAQREFPVGEVYALASSRSAGNRVAFGKQRSLVVQDLAEFDFSKVQIGLFSPGASVSKEYAPKAAAAGCVVIDNTSQFRYDADIPLVVPEVNPQAIADYKTRGIIANPNCSTIQMLVALKPIYDAVGIERVNVATYQAVSGTGKEAIEELAAQSVRLLSGQEIECNVYPKQIGFNVLPHIDVFLDNGYTKEEMKMVWETRKIMGDESIQVNPTAVRVPVFYGHSEAIHIETRDKITAKQARQLLQKAPGVVVLDKHADGGYPTAVTEGANQDPVYVGRIREDISHPRGLNLWVVADNVRKGAALNSVQIAECLIADYL
- the truA gene encoding tRNA pseudouridine(38-40) synthase TruA, translating into MQRYAIGLEYDGSGFRGWQKQREARTLQPLVEEALSRVADEPIEVVCAGRTDAGVHAMAQVIHFDTRAVRDPRAWLLGTNSHLGSELSVQWVRPMPADFHARFSARWRAYRYLILNRLTRPAVLRRRVTWIHRPLDAEAMHLAAQCLLGEHDFTSFRALGCQARHPRREVQAVSVYRRGESIYLDIRANAFLHHMVRNIAGSLMCVGRGEQPAHWLSQVLAARDRTQAGVTAPPDGLYLVGVGYDPIFGLQPPEVWPAYDREAQGGFS
- the leuC gene encoding 3-isopropylmalate dehydratase large subunit is translated as MAGKTLYDKLWDAHLVRQEDDGTALIYIDRHLVHEVTSPQAFEGLKLAGRQPWRIESILAVPDHNVPTAHLDEGIRDPVSRVQVETLQDNVKAYGITFFPMRDVRQGIVHVIGPEQGATLPGMTVVCGDSHTSTHGALGALAVGIGTSEVEHVMATQCLLQKKAKNMLISVDGQLGPGVTAKDVVLAIIGKIGTAGGTGYAIEYGGDAIRSLSMEGRMTICNMSIEAGARAGMVAVDDTTIEFVKGRPYSPQGKLWEQAVAAWRDLKSDPDAYFDRVVHLDAASIAPQVSWGTSPEMVVPVTGAVPDPASVTDPIKAEGMSRALEYMGLKPGTLIQDIQLDKVFIGSCTNGRMEDLRAAAAILKGKRIAPHIKEAMVVPGSGLVKQQAEQEGLDQIFKQAGFEWRDPGCSMCLGMNEDRMQAGERCASTSNRNFEGRQGAGSRTHLVSPAMAAAAAVAGHFVDIRQMDQ
- a CDS encoding energy-coupling factor transporter transmembrane component T encodes the protein MNVLSSQTLHPAVRILMVLAFILLMAHAAWPALLAGTVLAVLALIATDDESRRRYRGMLWRLKWFFLSLLVVFAFLTPGDPLWVGATDWLPSRQGLVQSVMRIWVLVLAVAAVIHLLHACSREALVSGLLWLTMPLKPLGFPAERFAVRLVLTLDVLPELQQLMTTKNGEDQPQALKGQRLQRWAERGAQIYQRALVMAADQPLRELEMPQPHAPGWRDWGMALLVFLPLLWLAL
- a CDS encoding MFS transporter codes for the protein MPASYWKLSSFYFFYFASIGAFMPYWGLYLKNEGFTPGQIGELMAIILATKIVAPNVWGWIADRTGQRMQVIRLAALMALIIFSGLLFFSGYWWIAAIMAGFSFFWNAALPQFEATTMNHLGARTDAYSRIRLWGSVGFIISVACLGIIFERIDVSWLPWMVLVLLSLLWISTLRVSDAPRTPTPSNGHSLWMTVRQPAVLLLLLSCFFMQASHGPYYAFFTLFLEENGYSRTVAGYLWAMAVVAEVLVFLLMHRLLPRFGAWPLLIFAMAITALRWLLLAFQVELFGLLVMTQLMHAASYGVYHAAAISLIHQFFTGTQQGRGQALYSSMSFGLGGALGALASGYIWSGIGPMWVYVMASGLAMLAVFAAVSGMRAQFRFRSLPSARP
- the leuB gene encoding 3-isopropylmalate dehydrogenase, with product MTHKILMLPGDGIGPEIMAAATAVLEALKSDFGLQVEWEEAPIGGAGYDASGEPLPQATLDLARAADAVMLGAVGGPQYDTLPWEKRPERGLLAIRSELSLFANLRPAILYPQLASASALKPEIVGGLDIMILRELTGGAYFGQPRGIDTRADGVRQGYNTIIYSEPEIERIARSGFEIAMKRDRRLCSVDKANVLEVSQLWRDVVIEVAKEFPQVSLSHMYVDNAAMQLVRQPKQFDVIVTENMFGDILSDAAAMLTGSIGMLPSASMDASGKGLYEPIHGSAPDIAGKNIANPLATILSVAMMLRYSLNEAAQADRIEAAVGRVLDQGLRTADIWTAGCDKVSTSGMGEAVVAALAD
- the glyA gene encoding serine hydroxymethyltransferase is translated as MFSIEMGIAGYDEALWKAIESESRRQEEHIELIASENYASPRVLEAQGSVLTNKYAEGYPGKRYYGGCEYVDVAEELAIERAKQLFGADYANVQPHSGSQANAAVYMALINPGDTVLGMSLAHGGHLTHGSKVNFSGKIYNGVSYGVDDQGFVDYNEIQTLAVEHQPRMIIGGFSAYSQVMDWERMRDIADSVGAYLLVDMAHVAGLVAGGVYPNPVPFADVVTSTTHKTLRGPRGGIILSRSNPELEKKFNSLVFPGTQGGPLMHVIAAKAVAFKEALEPEFKEYQRQVVANAKTMAACIMERGYKVVSGGTENHLFLIDLIDKGLTGKDADAALGQANITVNKNSVPNDPQSPFVTSGIRIGTPAITTRGFKEAECQTLANWICDVLDNLGDAGTIERVKTEVLALCRQFPVYGR